GATAGCCTAAAAAACGCTTACATACAAGGAATCAAAAAACTAGAATCCATAGAAGAAATACTATGCCAAAATCCATCTAGCCCATCAACTAAAGAAAAAATCTCCAAAGAGCAGTCCCTACCACAAAATCCACAAACCAATTACCAAACCCCACAGAGCAATCAAACCGCGCACGATAAAATCCCTACCCCTCTTCCCTGCGCTATCGCTTCAAGCCTGCCAAATGCCTTTGCCAAATCTCTGCAAGGATTTAGGCTAGATTCCCCGCTAAAAAGCCACTATGACAAAGCCGAATTTTGCGCTATCGTAGATAAAGCAAAGCACTACATAAAGGAGGGCGATATTTTCCAAGTAGTCCTCTCAAATCCTTTGCACGCAAAGGCAAGTGGCTCGCTTTTTGATGTTTATCGAGTATTGCGAACCAGCAATCCATCGCCCTATATGTTTTACCTCACAAGTAGTGATTTGGAAATCGCAGGGGCTTCCCCCGAAACGCTACTAAAGCTCCAAAACGGCACTATCTACACCTACCCGCTTGCAGGTTCTCGCCCTCGAGGTAGCACCCCTATCCAAGATGAAAATCTAGCAAAAGAACTCCTTAGCGATGAAAAAGAGCTAAGTGAGCATAATATGCTTGTGGATTTGGGGCGAAACGACATAGGCAGGGTGGCAAAAGTAGGGAGCGTGAAAGTCGAGCAATACCAAAACATTGTCCGCTATTCACACATTATGCACATTTCCTCACGCGTAAGCGGAATCTTGCGTGAGGACAAAGACGCTTTTAATGCGCTTGATAGCATATTCCCCGCTGGCACTCTCTCTGGTGCTCCCAAAATCCGTGCGTGCGAAATCATTCACGAGCTAGAGGGGACAAATCGTGGCATATATGGCGGGGCGATAGGCTACCTTGACTTTAGCGGAAATATGGATATGTGCATAGGGATTCGCCTAGTTGTAAAGCAAGGCGATGAAGTTAGCGTGCGCTCGGGTGCCGGAATCGTCTATGATAGCGATGGGGAAAAGGAGTTTGTCGAAACACAAAACAAAGCAAAAGCTGTGATAAACGCCCTGCAAACCGCCTCACAAAATACACCAAAAACAAAAAGATAAGCAAAAGTAAAAAATACAGAGTAAAATCTATAAAAATCTAAACCAATAAAACCACTTAAAAAGGAGTGTAAAATGAGATTCTTAGCTTCTATTATGACATTTGCATTGCTTGCGACTTGCTTAAGCGCAAATAGTGCAAACCCAAATAACGCAAATCAAAGCAAGTTTATCAAAGTCTTTGAAAGCCCTACTTGTGGGTGCTGTGATAAATGGGTAGAGTATATGAAGTCTAAAGGCTACAAACTAGAAGTGCATAAAAGCACGGATTTTTACAAAATCAAAGAGCAACACAACATAAAGCCCACTTACCAAAGCTGCCACACAGGGATAATCACAAGCGGCAGCCAAAGCTACGCGCTTGAGGGGCATATCCCACTTGGTGCGCTTGAGTGGCTATTAGAACACAAGCCACAAGAAGCCATTGGCATATCTGCACCGGGTATGCCTCAAGGAAGTCCGGGTATGGAGCAAGGGATTTATGAGGAATACCCTGTGATTTTGCTACTCAAAAATGGCGAATATGAGCTACTAGGAATCTACAAAGGCGACAAACTCATAAAACCAGCAAAAATCAAAGACTAGAATCAAAAGACTAAAAAAAATCTATGTAGGCTAAACTTGGCTAAAAACTTGTGCGCAAAATCTATCCCCGAAATCTGCCACATAGATTTTATTAAGAAAATCTATGAAATCCTAGAGAAATCCACAAATAACAACATAAATTAAGGAAGTAAAATGCTAGTGCTAATTGATAATTACGATAGTTTCTCATACAATCTCTACCAGCAAATCGCGCAATTTTACCCACAGATACAAGTAGTGCGAAACGATGAGTGCACTATTCTCCAAATAGCAAAGCTAAAGCCAAAAGGACTTATCATATCCCCCGGTCCCAAAGCCCCAAAAGACGCGGGAATCTGCATAGAAGCCATTTCGCATTTTGCCCCGCAGATTCCTATACTTGGGGTGTGTCTAGGACATCAAGCGATTTGCGAGTCATTTGGCGGAAAGGTAAGCTATGCCCCAAAGATTATGCACGGCAAAAGCTCGCTCATAGAAGCAAACCAAGATTCCCCACTTTTTGATTCTATGCCACGATTTTTTGAGGTGGCTCGCTATCATTCTTTGGCGATTATGGAGGAGAAGCTACCCTCCTGCATAGAAGTCATCGCACGCGTAAGTAGCAAAAATACTCCAAAATCTACAAAATCCACAAAACTTGCAAAATCTAAGGAACGGCATTTGCAAGAAAATGTAGATGAAAACACCATAATGGCTATCGCACATAAGCAGTATAAAACCTTTGGTGTGCAATTCCACCCAGAGTCAATCCTAACTCCACTGGGCAACCAAATAATCAAAAACTTTTTAGCACAGATTGGTTAATAGTGCTAAAAATCCACTCCAAAAGTCCTAACTAGCGCAAATAAACCAAACAAAAAGGGGAACTAATGATAACTGACACTATCCACTCACTCACTCGCAAAGAAAATCTAAGCTCCAAGCAAGCAAAAACCACAATGGACGCCATAATGGAGGGAAAAGTAAGCGATGTGCAAATCGCAGCGTTTCTAACCGCCCTAGCCTGCAAAGGAGAAAGTATCGATGAAATCACTGCTAGCGTGCGCTCTCTAAGGGAGCATTGCGAGCATATAGAATGTGGCGAAGTGCTAGAAATCGTAGGCACAGGTGGCGATGGCTCACATTCTTTCAATATCTCTTCCACCGCTTCGTTTATCATCGCTTCAGGTGGTGTCAAAGTTGCCAAACACGGCAATAGAGCATTTTCATCAAAATGCGGTGCAGCTGATGTGTTTGAAGCATTGGGAGTAAATATTTCACTACCAAGAGAGAGGGCAAAAGCACTCATAGATGAAGTGGGAATGTGCTTTTTGTTTGCCCAAAACTACCATAGTGCGATGAAAAATGTCGCCCCTGTACGCAAAGAGCTAGCAATTCGCACGATTTTTAACATCATAGGACCGCTATGCAATCCTGCAAATCCACAAATGGAAATAATGGGCGTCTATGAGCAAAGGCTACTAGCCCCTATGGCAAAGGTGCTGCAAAATCTAGGGATAAAACGAGCACTTGTAGTCTATGGACTAGACAAACTAGATGAAATCTCACTAAGCGCACCTACGCAAATCTATGAAGTAAATGGCGACAAAATCGATACTTACACGATTTCGCCACAGGACTTTGGCTATGAAGTGTGCGACAAATCCGCACTAAAAGGTGGCGAAGCAAAAGAAAACGCCCAAATCATAAGAGATATTTTAAGCGGGAAAGAAAAAGGAGCAAAAGCCAAAATCGCCTGCCTAAACGCAGGTGCAGGGCTATATCTAGCAGGCAAAGCAAGCACGATAAAAGAGGGCGTAAAACTTGCTGAAAGCCTAATAGAGAGTGGCAAGGCAAGCGCAAAACTAGAGGAGCTAATCGCCAAAAGCAAGTAAGTCTTATAAATGGCATTTTTAGCTAAGAATTTTGTGATATGTTTTTAGCTTTTTTGGTTTTTGTGTTGCAGAGTGCAAAGTGATTTTGCTTAAGCACTTTTTGTGTTTTTAGCGAATTTTTTTTTGCGCTTTTTTATAAAAAGGAAGTAATTTTAAATTAGGATAAAAATTTGGATATTTTACAAAAAATCGTTGAATCAACAAAGGCGCGTGTGGAGCGGGATAAAGCGCGGATTTCTTTTAATGTAATGCGCGAAAAGGCGGAAAATCTTTATAAGATTCAGGTTGAATCAAGTGGCGAATCTAGAGCAAAATTGAGTGGCGATTCGCCGATAAAGTTGCCATTTGCGTTTGAAAAGGCGTTAGATTCCGCGCACGATTCAAGCGATTTAGTCCCCCAAATGCGCTTTATTTGCGAGGTGAAAAAGGCTTCACCATCAAAAGGCATTATCGCGCAGGATTTTCCTTACTTGCAAATCGCGCTTGAATATGAACGCGCGGGGGCGGATTGTATCTCTTGCTTGACAGAGCCAGAGTTTTTCTGTGGCGCGGATTCGTATTTGTGCGAGATTGCAAAGCATACAAAAATCCCTATTTTGCGCAAGGATTTTATCATCGATTCGTATATGATTTATCAGGCAAAGGTGCTTGGCGCGGATTGTGTGCTACTAATTAGTGAGATTTTGGAGTGTGAAGAAATGCGCGAGTTTTGCGACATAGCGCACTCTTTGGGACTAAGTGTGCTAGTGGAGTCGCACAGCGAATCCGCCCTGCAAAACGCGCTAAGCACAAATGCGCGACTTATCGGTGTAAATAACCGCGATTTGCGGGACTTCAAAGTGGATTTGCAAACAAGTGTGAGGCTAAAAAAGCTCGTGCCAAAGGATAAAATCTTTGTCTCTGAATCAGGAATCGCCACGCATAGCGACATAGCCCTTTTGCAATCAAGTGGCATAAATGCCGTCCTCATCGGCGAAACGCTAATGCGCGAAAAAGACAAAACCAACGCCCTAAATGCACTTAAAGGCGTGAATCTATGAATATGAAATACACAAATATACAAAGGAATCATTGTGTTGAAAATCAAATTTTGTGGGCTTTTTAGGGAGTGTGATATTGATTATGCAAATGCGCTAAAGCCAGACTTTGTGGGCTTTATCTTTGTGGAGCATTCAAAGCGATTCGTGGATTTTGCCACGGCTCAAGCCCTAAAATCGCGTCTAGATTCTAGAATCAAAGCGGTGGGTGTGTTTGTAGATAGCCCTGTGGAGCGCATTATGGAGGCTTTGAGCGAGGGCATTATAGACGCTGTGCAGTTGCACGGGAGCGAGGATAATGCCTATATCAGCGCGTTAAAAGCGTGTATGCAAAGCGATTTAGGCAAGGAATCGCCCATTATCAAGGCGATAAAGATAAGCGATTCGCACTCTTTGGCGCAGGGTTTGGAATCTAGTGCGCAATGTGGGGCGGACTTTATCTTGCTAGATAGCCCAAATGCTGGGAGTGGGAGGGCATTTGATTGGAATGCTTTGGCACAACGCCTTAAAAAGCAAGATTTTACGCGAGAATTTCAAACGCGTTTTTTCTTAGCAGGTGGGGTAAATGTAGAAAATATCCAAAGCGCAATCGCGCTAAAGCCCTTTTGCATTGACATTTCAAGCGGAATCGAATCAAATAGAGTAAAAGATTTTGCCAAAATGCAGACAATCATCAATGCTGTGCGCTCCTAACCTATCGCTCTGCCAAAGTATATTTTCAAGTTTTTTACCATACTTGATTGCTTTTAAGCCTGAAGTATCCAAAAATTTTTATTCACATTTTTTGCATTTTTTGAGATATTTCGCTTCGCTCAATATGACAACAAATAAAATCCTCTCTCTTGGCACAAGCAGTGGTAACCAAATCAGTTTCCCCTCCCGCAGCACGAGTGTGGCTAGGGGGTAGGTAAATCCCACCTCCGCTTCTCAAGCAAAATTAGCAACTGCAAACAAACACAGCACTTCCGTCATTGCTAGAATCTGCGTTAGCAGATTTGTAGCAATCTACAAATCATAGAATCAATCGTCATTGGGAGCGAACGAAGTGAGCGTGGCAATCCATAAAAAAGACATAGATTGCCAAGACTTGACTTTGTCAAGTCTTGCAATGACTGATAAAAGCGCGTGGATTACTAAAGAAACTTCGGCTTAGCCTTGTTTTACTAAAGAAGCCAAAGGCTTTCTAAAGAAACTGCGCTTCGCTTGTTTTCTAAAGAAACTGCGCTTCGCTTGTTTTGCCACGCTCATTTCATTCGCTCACAATGGCAGGAAAGCATCTCGCAATGACGGAAGAACCCACCCCCTTAGTCCCTCTCCGCAAGTGAGGGGGAAATAATTTGCTTGCCCGCGCTTGCAAGGGAGGGGGATTTTAAGTGTTTTTGTGATAAATACACCAAAAAATCACAAAATCCAAAAATCTACCCAAAATTTTTTAGCAAAATATCAACAAAATTTTGCCGTTTTTTTTTTTTTCATTTTTTGGGGTTTTTTATTTTTATTTAATATTGATTTAAGAAATATTTACTTATGATTTGCTTGTCTTTTCAAAGCCAAATAAAATCTTAAATAAAGAATCTTGCGATATAGCATAGCCAAAAAAGTGAGATTTTCTATATTTTGTAATGTTTGGCAGTCATCTTTAAGGAGTCAAAATGAAGCAAGATAATCAAATAAAGTATCTCACACATAAAAATGTGATAACCAAACGAGAGAGAGAGAGAGAGAGAGAGAGAGTAGTTCACGACTAGATTGTCATACTGAGCAAGGCGAAGTATCTCAAGCAGAATCTAATAGAGATATTTCGGTTTGCGCGAAACCTCAATATGACAAAGCGAGTGAAAGCAATCTTAAGAGTTCCCCCTCCCTTAGCACGAGTGGCAACTCCACTTATTCCCCCTCCCTTGCGGAGGGGGCTAGGGGGTGGGTAAATCCCACCCTTGAATCTCAAACAAAGTCAGCAACTGCTAGCAAAGACAGCACTTCGTCATTGCGAGCAAGTCGCAAGTCTTGTTGCGTGGCAATCCACAAATCAAAAGAGAAAGACATAGATTGCCACGACTTGACTTCGTCAAGTCTCGCAATGACGAATAAAAGTGTGGATTGCTTCGTTGTGGCTTCGCCACTGCCTCGCAATGACGAATATGATACCCACCCCCAAACCCCCTCCGCAAGGGAGGGGGTTTTTGTCCTCCCCACGCATGAAGTAACAAAAAACCCCCTCTCTCTAAGTGAGGGGACTTCTGCCAACGCGCACAGCGCAAAATCAGCACACAATGACAACGCAAACAACCCAAAATCCCCACGCAAACTAGCACTATCTCTCATTACAAGCGCAGCACTTACAGGAGTAGCCCTAGACATAGTCGCAGCGGCGGTAAACTGCCGAACGACACTAGATGAATACACTTCAGGCACGACAAATGCAAAAGGCGTGAAGCAAATCTACACCTGCACAGGCACAGCGACAAATGCCGAGCTAAGCACAAAAG
This genomic stretch from Helicobacter macacae MIT 99-5501 harbors:
- a CDS encoding DUF411 domain-containing protein produces the protein MRFLASIMTFALLATCLSANSANPNNANQSKFIKVFESPTCGCCDKWVEYMKSKGYKLEVHKSTDFYKIKEQHNIKPTYQSCHTGIITSGSQSYALEGHIPLGALEWLLEHKPQEAIGISAPGMPQGSPGMEQGIYEEYPVILLLKNGEYELLGIYKGDKLIKPAKIKD
- the trpD gene encoding anthranilate phosphoribosyltransferase; translation: MITDTIHSLTRKENLSSKQAKTTMDAIMEGKVSDVQIAAFLTALACKGESIDEITASVRSLREHCEHIECGEVLEIVGTGGDGSHSFNISSTASFIIASGGVKVAKHGNRAFSSKCGAADVFEALGVNISLPRERAKALIDEVGMCFLFAQNYHSAMKNVAPVRKELAIRTIFNIIGPLCNPANPQMEIMGVYEQRLLAPMAKVLQNLGIKRALVVYGLDKLDEISLSAPTQIYEVNGDKIDTYTISPQDFGYEVCDKSALKGGEAKENAQIIRDILSGKEKGAKAKIACLNAGAGLYLAGKASTIKEGVKLAESLIESGKASAKLEELIAKSK
- a CDS encoding anthranilate synthase component II — its product is MLVLIDNYDSFSYNLYQQIAQFYPQIQVVRNDECTILQIAKLKPKGLIISPGPKAPKDAGICIEAISHFAPQIPILGVCLGHQAICESFGGKVSYAPKIMHGKSSLIEANQDSPLFDSMPRFFEVARYHSLAIMEEKLPSCIEVIARVSSKNTPKSTKSTKLAKSKERHLQENVDENTIMAIAHKQYKTFGVQFHPESILTPLGNQIIKNFLAQIG
- a CDS encoding anthranilate synthase component I family protein yields the protein MPHFEATNTSNANAFTIADTPSFLDDSSIFGTICPTLDTLHKIAPQIPKECKKLPIYKELYADFITPIMAIALLKSRSQNAFLLESMQDRKQWGRYSFLGFEPSAHISYSNGVVRLESNEQKLLDLARFGKKVSKHHAQSNTIEFQANPKEILREVLKLYKSPNLAQYGIENIPSFSGGLVGYFAYEYIGLIEEKLDFAKTQKSIIDSTSHTKAQNPTQTKDIEFMLFDSLIIFDNLAQKLLLLTNIDLDKNKTSTDSLKNAYIQGIKKLESIEEILCQNPSSPSTKEKISKEQSLPQNPQTNYQTPQSNQTAHDKIPTPLPCAIASSLPNAFAKSLQGFRLDSPLKSHYDKAEFCAIVDKAKHYIKEGDIFQVVLSNPLHAKASGSLFDVYRVLRTSNPSPYMFYLTSSDLEIAGASPETLLKLQNGTIYTYPLAGSRPRGSTPIQDENLAKELLSDEKELSEHNMLVDLGRNDIGRVAKVGSVKVEQYQNIVRYSHIMHISSRVSGILREDKDAFNALDSIFPAGTLSGAPKIRACEIIHELEGTNRGIYGGAIGYLDFSGNMDMCIGIRLVVKQGDEVSVRSGAGIVYDSDGEKEFVETQNKAKAVINALQTASQNTPKTKR
- a CDS encoding phosphoribosylanthranilate isomerase, whose amino-acid sequence is MLKIKFCGLFRECDIDYANALKPDFVGFIFVEHSKRFVDFATAQALKSRLDSRIKAVGVFVDSPVERIMEALSEGIIDAVQLHGSEDNAYISALKACMQSDLGKESPIIKAIKISDSHSLAQGLESSAQCGADFILLDSPNAGSGRAFDWNALAQRLKKQDFTREFQTRFFLAGGVNVENIQSAIALKPFCIDISSGIESNRVKDFAKMQTIINAVRS
- the trpC gene encoding indole-3-glycerol phosphate synthase TrpC — encoded protein: MDILQKIVESTKARVERDKARISFNVMREKAENLYKIQVESSGESRAKLSGDSPIKLPFAFEKALDSAHDSSDLVPQMRFICEVKKASPSKGIIAQDFPYLQIALEYERAGADCISCLTEPEFFCGADSYLCEIAKHTKIPILRKDFIIDSYMIYQAKVLGADCVLLISEILECEEMREFCDIAHSLGLSVLVESHSESALQNALSTNARLIGVNNRDLRDFKVDLQTSVRLKKLVPKDKIFVSESGIATHSDIALLQSSGINAVLIGETLMREKDKTNALNALKGVNL